Genomic window (Alnus glutinosa chromosome 9, dhAlnGlut1.1, whole genome shotgun sequence):
CACAATATCTCCCCACCGGACGCCTCAAGATGAACCTCCTGTCAGAGAAACgagaaaaaaaaccaacaaaggCTAACACAAACTCCAAAGCCCAGTAAAGACTCGGAGAAGCAAAAGCTCCACAGCCCTAATGGCTGGGAGAAATCTACTTCCACTGGTACACACTATGGAGGAACAAAAAACTCCATAGCCCTTAAAGGCTAGGGGGCACCACCACCGGGGAAGGGAGGCGAAAAACCTCCCTTCCTGGCGaacaacaaaacagaaaagaactttctctctcaagaaaataagagcttctctctctagtCGAAGGGACCCAGACGGCTTGCTTATATTCCAAGTTAGTATTATTATTCTAGATGGGAAGAAAGTTGTTTgataatataaagaaataagtttaacaattttttttttttttttttttttttttttttttgagaaagataagaattgattgatgtgatataaatatgaaaaaagttgagaattttttgtagtagaaaagtgaagaaagttgttTGGTAATGTCAAAAAAGAATCTTGActattctgaaaaaaaaaaaaaagaaaaaaaaaagaaaaaaaaggaaaagggagtGGGTTGCCAAACCTAAaatttcaccttttttttattttatttttttatatattaacaaacaacttttttaatttttaattttttactcacaaaaaattcaaaatttctttaacctatatatcatatcaatcaatttctttatttttttttcacattttatttaaaatagaaatgagtcattttaaaataaaaatttaatattattttacttAACGGTGCAGATAATAttacataataaatacatcattcaaaacatttaaataatattacgtCATCTATACATTTAAAGTTTAAACCTCGAACTTATTTCAAgtacaatttttcattttaaatgaaacagATAGAATGTTTGGACTTATTTGCCGTATGCTCgttaaagaaaacaaagaaaataaaaaataaataaaaatacaaaagttaagaaaatataaaagaaaagcatCTTTATTTACTTCTCGGTAAGTTCCGGAATCGTATTTTAACGCGGTATATTAAGACCCCGTTTGGCTACCCACttacttttctttccttattttcacttctcctacaaaatatcaatttcaaaacattttaattttttatattatatcaataattttttattactatttaaataaaaaaaacacaatataatatttttttttctttcactttttgatataaactttttctattttatattacattaattactttttactattaAGAAGTGCTACacatctcaattttttattttttttttttcaaaatttggttaTCTAATaatgtgccacaatctcatgtaatctattattttaagaaatgtgtcatcatctcatgggatgatgacacattttttaaaataatatttattttcaaatgatgtgtcaccatctcatttgaaaaaaaaaaaaaaaaaaaatcacctcaaATATGGAAAGGGTTGCCAAACGGGCCTAAAGGATTTTCCACTTATCTTCTTCGAGACAATAATTATCAAGTACTGATCAGAGAGACGCGCCGAGACTGGGTCTCCCTAACCTTATTTTTCCGACTACTATAATCGTAATTAGGGTTATAAAAACCAAACCATGAATTGGGTTTTTCTCATTCACTCTCCTTGTTCATCGGTATGTACCCTTTTCATTTCTACGCAGACTATGCTCTGGAGAATTGAATTCTTAGAAGCTTATTGCAGGATTTTTGAATGGATGAGAATtgctttggtttttcttttttcttttttcttttttcttttttaatatgtatttcCTTTTGCTGTGTCTCTGAGTATTTGCTTCCGAAGTTTAAGATCAGGGTTTTGTTTGTGTAGTCTTTGGTCAAGAATTGAACTGTTGCTCTGTGGTTGATAATTGTGATATTATTCGATGATTCGCATTTGGTTTACTTTTTTGGAGGGTGTTGAGCTGGTGAATATTGCTTTGAAGCCTAGTTTGACCTGATATTCAGATTATGTATGTCTGTGCATCAAAAGCTCGTTTTTTTGTGTGGAAATTTTGCTCAGTTGCAATTCTAGCAATTGATATGTTACTATGCAATTGATATTTTACTGATATCAATTTCTATCAATTGATATTGCCAGTGAGCTCTAGCTCAAATGACATTGCCTTTTCCAAGAAAGGGGTGGGGTTGTGGGTTCAAAACTCATTGGTTGCTTATCAAGAAAAAGTGCTATATGACCAACAGTATGACTGGACTTGATCTAAATctttatgagaaatgctagaggtactaaatttttttccaaGAAATGGGTACTACGATGATGTGAAGCTTATTCTTCGGTAtctgtagcatttctttttattaattgttttgatcatttccaaTTAATAAGCTCCACGTGATCTTAGTacccatctcttagtaaaaaatttggtacccctagcatttctcaatatttttttaggtTTGAGATTTCTGGCCTGGTGTGGAGACGGAGCAAGGGGAGGGTTACACATTATGACATATAAACTTCAGCTTTTGTTTGGCTTCTGTTACTTTTCAGTGTTTATAGCCTTTTTTGTTGTCTAATAGATTGTTCTTGATTTTCTATTTCCAGGGTGCCGAATAAAATGGCATTCAGGACTGAGATTTAGGTTTGGTATTACGATtcattcggaaaaaaaaaagaaaaaaaagatgtcACGTGCTGGATACACACACTGGTGCTACCAATGCAGTCAGCAATTCAGGCTTGCAGAGGGAGAAAGTTTTTGCCCTTACTGTGATCAAGGCTTTATTCAAGAACTTGGTGAGATGCAGGACTTGGCACCAGAGGATGTCTTTCGTATTTCAGCAGATCATTCTCATCAGATACCTGATATATTTGAACTTATGTATAGTTTGATGAGACAGAGGGGTCCTAACGCAAGATTTGAACTTGTGGATGTTATTGATTCTTTTATGAGGCAGAGAATGGCTGGAAGAAACCCAAACTTTGATGTTAGAGTGAGATCTGGTTTGGTTCCTGAACAGAGTTTGAGTGTTTTCGGTCCTGATCCTCATTGGATATTCAATCATATTCCTGGTTCAGCCTTCTCTAATGGCAGTCGAAGTGGACGTAGGCAAGTTGATATCAGTGACTACTTTATGGGCCATGGATTTGAGGAATTGATTGAACAGCTTTCTATGAATGAGCAACGGGGTCCAGCCCCAGCACCTCATTCTTCAATTGATGCAATGCCCACTATTAAGATCACACAAGCACATATCCACACTGATGCACACTGTCCAGTCTGTAAGGAAAGATTTGAGTTGGGCTCTGAAGCAAGGACGATGCCATGTAGCCATATTTATCACTCCGATTGTATTGTTCCTTGGTTGGTTCAGCACAACTCATGCCCTGTTTGCCGCCTTGAGCTGCCTCCTCAAGGGATTGATAGTTCTCGTGGTAGGCGAAGTAGGGGTGGTGGGAACAGtggcagcagcagcagcagtaGCAGTGACTATGGTAACACCCCTGGTGGTTTAGAGAATTTTCCGCACACTCATGGAAGGAGGAATCCGTGGTCGTATTTGTGGCCTTTCCGCTCTTCAAATTCAAACGCTCGCCATCATGCTGAAAATAGAGGAAGCCATTCCTCAACCCATCATGAACAGAATAATGAGATGAGTTACCCTGGACGGTCTTTTGATTATTAAGGCTTCATTTGCTATCCTTGTCATGTTTAATTGACATGCCAATTAAAGCTGGTAAATGAAGTTGCTGTTGTAGAACTGGTTTTCGAGTTTGGTTTATATCAAACTTTAAGATATAAATGGAAGGTAATTGTACTCAATAGGAGTTTTATTATGTTGGCTCTTTTGTAAAGTAAAACATGCTCGGTGGAGTAGAGATGGTTTTAATAATTCGATCTTATTTGTGCAAAGTGAAAGGTGGTGCTTCTTGGGGACTCTTTAATAAAAAGATGGCGTGTTTATAATTTCATTGCATTTGTAAGTCAGCCCCATTCATCTGTCCTTTGCCTTTATTATCTATAGCTTGCACATTTCGGATCATGGAAATTTTGTTTCATgcgtttatgttgatgatatgatgTTGATCTTGAAATTTCTTTTGGTACTTTTATTGGAACAAAATTCATATTCATGCTTTCTTCCATCTATTCTCTGTAGCTTTTGTAACTAGTGATGGATGGTTATGGGCTTGTTCGCCAacactctctcttttttctttctactaaaaaaaaggtcaaaacattaaaaaataacttttatcacaaaaaaaaggaaaaattattttcatgtttatatcgtatcaaaacacttttttaaccaaaacacaaaaaaaacacTTCCTAAAAAACGTTATCAAACACCGCCGGTGTTTTGGTTTCCGGGGACTCTTCCTCCAAAGGATTTAGGAAAATTTTCAATAGAAATAACTCTTttattgccaaaaaaaaaaaaaaaaatagatggatTAACATAGACCAGGCAATAATATATGGTGCAAGGAGCACAGTTTGCTTtgggaaaataaagaaatgagtGATAATTACTTTGTACAATACAAAGTCTTAGAAGAGGGGATTGTAATAAGTAAAGCCAACAAAATCATTCACATTCTCAGTACTTAGGATTAGGGGTGCCCAAAGTTCTCAAGTATTTCTGAAAATACGACACATCCTGCCCCTCCAATGATGAGTGACAGTGTTAGCCTTCCTCCTGGAACCAGCTGCGCCAGTTTCATAGATGAGGATGGATTTGAGTACCTTTCTGACCACGACATAGCAGCGGGGAGAATTCCAAAGAGTACCAATACTAACAAAATTACAGGAAACAGCCCAGCCATGTTAGGtcaaattataaattttaaaacccataagacaaataaataaatgggtgAATTACACTTTGCCCCTCTAAACTACCACCCCTAAGCTATAACTCACTGCAACTCACTTTCCCAACCTACCACCTAGTCAGATTTGGGCGTTAAATGTGGATGAAAAATGTGTCACGTGTCTGACAAGTGACACTTGCTCGTTTTCCTTTCATAAAATGCTCCCATTTTGGTCGtgtaaaaaaaagggggggggggggggggggggaagaaatGCCTAGATGTAATTGAAAATCATTAATTTCAGTTCACTTGAAAAGACAATATTACCCATATGAAACACACCATCTTAAGGAACCCCCTGCATAACACGAGGGGGTGGCCGCTCCCCGCCACCAACCCCTCTGCTTAAGCCTGCAGCGACGACTCCTCGTGTCTTCTTTGTGTCCGCACTCATTgtgaaataaagagaaatgatgaagaagagaaaaccaaagatTAAATAccatactttatatatatatattttttttgtttttgttgattaATTTATAAATGGTGCGTTTCAAATCAACTAGGGTAAGTTTgtcttgaaaaaatattttagtgtCACATGGCTCTCATATGTGATGGATTCCGTCAATTTTAACACTCAAATCTAACTCAGGACCTACTTGTGACAAAGTGATAGTTTGGTCATAGTTTAGGAGTGTAAGTGCAAATGTGGCGGTAGTTTAGGGGGACGAAATGTAATTGacctaaataaatttaaagaaagaaacagaattgaaaattcctttttttttttttttttttttttttttcttgacttctcttttttcttcttttcctttgtcATTGGGATAGGGTGTCCTTGGGCCATTTGAGTCAACTATTCCCATGGATGGTATCACTCAAAAACATTATACTATGGCTTTTTACACAGGCTTATTCCAGTTTGAAACGGATAATTTAGTTGCTGTTTTGCAAGTTGTAAGCTACACTTATGAACAGAACAAGCATATTCCCACTCAACATTAAGCTAAATTGGTATGAATTTGTGATAatggaaaatgagaaaaaacaaaaaaaaaaacacaacacagCAGTACCTCCATATGTTCCAGCAAAATCCAAGgctttgaaaaatatttctgGGTCTAGCAACGATAGTACCAGTGGAGGAATCAAAGTCAAGAGGTATGGTAGAGGCCGGCTCTGTCCAGTTGGGAGTTTCAGCACTGAAAATTTCACCAAATGGAAGAGTAAaatatttaa
Coding sequences:
- the LOC133877089 gene encoding E3 ubiquitin-protein ligase RZF1-like isoform X1, encoding MRNARGCRIKWHSGLRFRFGITIHSEKKKKKKMSRAGYTHWCYQCSQQFRLAEGESFCPYCDQGFIQELGEMQDLAPEDVFRISADHSHQIPDIFELMYSLMRQRGPNARFELVDVIDSFMRQRMAGRNPNFDVRVRSGLVPEQSLSVFGPDPHWIFNHIPGSAFSNGSRSGRRQVDISDYFMGHGFEELIEQLSMNEQRGPAPAPHSSIDAMPTIKITQAHIHTDAHCPVCKERFELGSEARTMPCSHIYHSDCIVPWLVQHNSCPVCRLELPPQGIDSSRGRRSRGGGNSGSSSSSSSDYGNTPGGLENFPHTHGRRNPWSYLWPFRSSNSNARHHAENRGSHSSTHHEQNNEMSYPGRSFDY
- the LOC133877089 gene encoding E3 ubiquitin-protein ligase RZF1-like isoform X2, with protein sequence MSRAGYTHWCYQCSQQFRLAEGESFCPYCDQGFIQELGEMQDLAPEDVFRISADHSHQIPDIFELMYSLMRQRGPNARFELVDVIDSFMRQRMAGRNPNFDVRVRSGLVPEQSLSVFGPDPHWIFNHIPGSAFSNGSRSGRRQVDISDYFMGHGFEELIEQLSMNEQRGPAPAPHSSIDAMPTIKITQAHIHTDAHCPVCKERFELGSEARTMPCSHIYHSDCIVPWLVQHNSCPVCRLELPPQGIDSSRGRRSRGGGNSGSSSSSSSDYGNTPGGLENFPHTHGRRNPWSYLWPFRSSNSNARHHAENRGSHSSTHHEQNNEMSYPGRSFDY